The Gemmatimonadales bacterium genome includes a window with the following:
- a CDS encoding N-acetylneuraminate synthase family protein: MTTVRIGDRGVGPGEPTFIVAEIGINHNGDLELCKRLIDASVLAGADAVKFQKRTVDVVYSTEELARARENPFGKTNGDLKRGLEFGPAQYEAIDAYCRERGIAWFASCWDQASVDFIDRFQPPCYKVASASLTDDALLRHMRATGRPVILSTGMSTMEQIAHAVQVLGAQELVLLHCTSTYPSKLEELNLRMIDTLRREFGCPVGYSGHEVGLSTTVAAVSLGACMIERHITLDRAMWGSDQAASVEPQGFM; encoded by the coding sequence ATGACGACAGTGCGGATCGGGGACCGGGGGGTGGGCCCGGGCGAGCCGACGTTCATCGTGGCCGAGATCGGCATCAACCACAACGGGGACCTGGAGCTGTGCAAGCGCCTGATCGACGCCAGCGTGCTCGCCGGCGCCGACGCGGTCAAGTTCCAGAAGCGGACGGTGGACGTGGTCTACTCGACCGAGGAGCTGGCGCGGGCGCGCGAGAACCCCTTCGGCAAGACGAATGGGGACCTCAAGCGCGGGCTCGAGTTCGGGCCGGCGCAGTACGAGGCCATCGACGCGTACTGCCGCGAGCGCGGCATCGCGTGGTTCGCCTCGTGCTGGGACCAGGCCTCGGTGGACTTCATCGACCGGTTCCAGCCGCCGTGCTACAAGGTCGCCTCGGCCTCGCTGACCGACGACGCGCTGCTGCGGCACATGCGCGCCACCGGCCGGCCGGTCATCCTCTCCACCGGCATGAGCACCATGGAGCAGATCGCCCACGCGGTCCAGGTGCTCGGCGCGCAGGAGCTGGTGCTGCTGCATTGCACCAGCACGTACCCGTCCAAGCTCGAGGAGCTGAACCTGCGCATGATCGACACGCTGCGCCGCGAGTTCGGCTGCCCCGTCGGCTACTCGGGCCACGAGGTCGGGCTCTCCACGACGGTCGCGGCGGTCTCGCTGGGCGCGTGCATGATCGAGCGCCACATCACGCTGGACCGGGCCATGTGGGGCAGCGACCAGGCCGCGTCGGTCGAGCCGCAGGGGTTCATG